The following are from one region of the Variovorax sp. V213 genome:
- a CDS encoding zinc-binding dehydrogenase: protein MALQLRSLIRANGELELSLHDEPIPEPQAHEVVIRVEASPMNPSDLGLLFGAADMSTAKVSGTPARPVVTATVPERGMPAMAGRLDQSMPVGNEGAGVVVKAGSSPAAQALLGKTVAAIGGAMYSQYRAVAAAQCLELPAGTPPAEGASCFVNPLTSLGMVETMRREGHKALVHTAAASNLGQMLNKICQKDGIDLVNIVRKPEQEALLRGIGAKYVCSTSSPTFIEDLTQALVETGATLAFDATGGGKLAGQILGCMEAALNRTAKEYSRYGSTTHKQVYIYGGLDRSPTEFVRNFGMAWGMGGWLLFPFLQKLGDEGTQRLRARVVAELKTTFASHYTREVSLFEALQLDAIGVYGKQATGEKFLLNPNKGLAG from the coding sequence ATGGCACTCCAACTCCGCTCTCTCATTCGCGCGAACGGCGAACTCGAACTCTCGCTGCACGACGAACCGATTCCCGAACCCCAGGCTCACGAAGTCGTGATCCGCGTCGAGGCGTCGCCCATGAATCCGTCGGACCTGGGGCTGCTGTTCGGCGCTGCGGACATGAGCACCGCCAAGGTTTCCGGCACGCCCGCGCGTCCCGTCGTGACGGCCACGGTGCCGGAACGTGGCATGCCCGCGATGGCCGGGCGGCTGGATCAGTCGATGCCGGTCGGCAACGAAGGCGCCGGCGTGGTGGTCAAGGCCGGTTCGTCGCCCGCGGCGCAAGCGCTGCTGGGCAAGACGGTGGCCGCCATCGGCGGCGCGATGTATTCGCAGTACCGCGCGGTGGCGGCGGCCCAGTGCCTGGAGCTGCCCGCGGGTACGCCGCCGGCCGAAGGCGCATCGTGCTTCGTGAATCCGCTCACCTCGCTCGGCATGGTCGAGACGATGCGGCGCGAAGGCCACAAGGCGCTGGTGCACACGGCCGCCGCTTCCAACCTGGGCCAGATGCTCAACAAGATCTGCCAGAAGGATGGCATCGACCTGGTCAACATCGTGCGCAAGCCGGAGCAGGAAGCACTGCTGCGCGGCATCGGCGCGAAGTACGTGTGCAGCACCAGCTCGCCCACGTTTATCGAAGACCTGACGCAGGCACTGGTCGAGACAGGCGCCACGCTGGCCTTCGACGCCACCGGCGGCGGCAAGCTCGCGGGCCAGATCCTCGGCTGCATGGAGGCGGCGCTGAACCGAACGGCCAAGGAATACAGCCGCTACGGCTCGACCACGCACAAGCAGGTGTACATCTACGGCGGGCTCGACCGCTCGCCGACGGAGTTCGTGCGCAACTTCGGGATGGCGTGGGGCATGGGCGGATGGCTGCTGTTTCCGTTCCTGCAGAAGCTCGGGGATGAAGGTACGCAGCGTTTGCGGGCGCGGGTCGTGGCTGAATTGAAGACCACGTTTGCGAGCCACTACACGCGGGAAGTTTCTCTGTTCGAGGCGCTGCAGCTGGATGCCATTGGTGTGTATGGCAAGCAGGCGACGGGGGAAAAGTTCTTGCTGAATCCGAACAAGGGCTTGGCGGGCTGA
- the kdpA gene encoding potassium-transporting ATPase subunit KdpA, with protein MTASAWSLLASFLVVLLLLAWPVGKFLAALCDERVPRWMQRIEAPLYKLAGTQPGQSMHWLTYALALLAFNAVGAIFLYALQRLQGWLPLNPAAMGAVSPDSAFDTAVSFVSNTNWQGYGGESTMSYLTQMLGFTVQNFFSAATGIAVAFVLVRGFARRGDGKSRGLVGNFWADLTRITLWLLVPLSFVLALFFVGQGAIQNFDGYKTVHTVEATAFQQPKNGADGQPLKNGKGEPVMENATTRTQTLAMGPVASQEAIKMIGTNGGGFFNANSAHPYENPTALSNLLQMLAIFLIPAALCFAFGRVVGDMRQGWAVLAAMAVMFVVAVAVIIPAEQAGNPLFGALGVDQISSALQSGGNMEGKEVRFGIDASALFAAITTAASCGAVNAMHDSFTPIGGMVPMVLMQLGEVVFGGVGSGLYGMLIFAMLAVFIAGLMIGRTPEYLGKKIEVREMKLISITILVTPILVLAGTAVAVMAGAGKAGIANPGAHGFSEILYALSSAANNNGSAFAGLSANTPFYNGLLGLAMWLGRFAVIVPVLAIAGSLAAKQRLPVTSGTLPTHGPLFVSLLIGTVLLVGLLNYVPALALGPVVEHLVLWK; from the coding sequence ATGACCGCCTCCGCCTGGTCCTTGCTGGCTTCCTTTCTCGTCGTGCTCTTGCTGCTGGCCTGGCCTGTCGGCAAGTTCCTGGCCGCGCTGTGCGATGAGCGCGTGCCGCGCTGGATGCAGCGCATCGAAGCACCGCTCTACAAGCTCGCCGGCACCCAGCCGGGGCAATCGATGCATTGGCTGACCTATGCGCTTGCGCTGCTGGCCTTCAATGCCGTGGGCGCGATCTTCCTCTACGCGCTGCAGCGCCTGCAAGGTTGGCTGCCGCTCAACCCCGCCGCCATGGGCGCCGTGTCGCCCGACTCGGCCTTCGACACTGCGGTGAGCTTTGTTTCCAATACCAACTGGCAGGGCTACGGCGGCGAATCGACCATGAGCTATCTCACGCAGATGCTCGGGTTCACGGTACAGAATTTCTTCTCGGCCGCCACGGGCATTGCGGTGGCCTTCGTGCTGGTGCGCGGCTTCGCGCGCCGCGGCGACGGCAAGAGCCGAGGCCTGGTCGGCAACTTCTGGGCCGACCTCACGCGCATCACGCTCTGGCTCCTGGTGCCGCTGTCGTTCGTGCTCGCGCTGTTCTTCGTGGGCCAGGGCGCGATCCAGAACTTCGACGGCTACAAGACCGTGCACACGGTCGAAGCCACGGCGTTCCAGCAGCCGAAGAACGGCGCCGACGGCCAGCCGCTGAAGAACGGGAAGGGCGAGCCGGTGATGGAAAACGCCACCACCAGGACGCAGACGCTCGCCATGGGCCCGGTCGCGTCGCAGGAAGCCATCAAGATGATCGGCACCAACGGCGGCGGTTTCTTCAACGCCAACTCGGCGCATCCGTACGAGAACCCGACCGCGCTCAGCAACCTGCTGCAGATGCTCGCGATCTTCCTGATTCCGGCGGCACTGTGCTTCGCCTTCGGGCGCGTGGTCGGCGACATGCGCCAGGGCTGGGCGGTGCTCGCGGCGATGGCGGTGATGTTCGTCGTCGCGGTGGCGGTCATCATCCCGGCCGAGCAGGCCGGCAATCCGCTCTTCGGCGCGCTGGGCGTCGACCAGATATCGAGCGCGCTGCAAAGCGGCGGCAACATGGAAGGCAAGGAAGTGCGCTTCGGCATCGACGCCTCGGCACTCTTTGCCGCCATCACCACCGCGGCGTCCTGCGGCGCGGTGAATGCCATGCACGACTCCTTCACGCCCATCGGCGGCATGGTGCCGATGGTGCTGATGCAGCTTGGCGAGGTGGTCTTCGGCGGCGTGGGCAGCGGCCTCTACGGCATGCTGATCTTCGCGATGCTCGCGGTGTTCATCGCGGGGTTGATGATCGGCCGCACGCCCGAGTACCTGGGCAAGAAGATCGAGGTGCGCGAGATGAAGCTGATCTCCATCACCATCCTGGTCACGCCGATCCTGGTGCTTGCCGGCACTGCGGTGGCGGTGATGGCCGGCGCCGGCAAGGCCGGTATCGCGAACCCCGGCGCGCACGGCTTCTCGGAGATCCTGTATGCGCTGAGCTCGGCCGCCAACAACAACGGCAGCGCCTTCGCGGGGCTCTCGGCCAACACGCCTTTCTACAACGGCCTGCTCGGGCTTGCCATGTGGCTCGGCCGCTTTGCGGTGATCGTGCCGGTGCTGGCCATTGCCGGTTCGCTCGCGGCCAAGCAGCGCCTGCCGGTCACCAGCGGCACCCTGCCCACGCATGGGCCGCTGTTCGTCTCGCTGCTGATCGGCACCGTGCTGCTGGTCGGCCTGCTCAACTACGTTCCGGCGTTGGCCCTCGGGCCCGTCGTCGAACACCTCGTGCTCTGGAAGTGA
- the kdpC gene encoding potassium-transporting ATPase subunit KdpC, with protein MNNLFRPALVLFALLGALTGLIYPMAVTGAAKAFFPSQAAGSLIVQGGTTVGSTLIGQNFSDPKHFWGRPSATAPQPYNASASGGSNLGPLNPALVDAVKARIEALRAADPGNTAPVPIDLVTASASGLDPDISPAAARYQAARVARVRGVPVEQVDALVASHTQAPLWGLLGEPRVNVLALNLALDGNAPMR; from the coding sequence ATGAACAACCTCTTTCGTCCCGCGCTCGTGCTCTTTGCATTGCTGGGTGCGCTCACCGGCCTGATTTATCCGATGGCCGTCACCGGCGCCGCCAAGGCGTTCTTTCCTTCGCAGGCGGCCGGCAGCCTGATCGTGCAGGGCGGCACCACGGTGGGTTCGACGCTCATCGGCCAGAATTTCAGCGATCCGAAGCACTTCTGGGGCCGGCCATCGGCCACCGCGCCGCAGCCCTACAACGCGAGCGCCTCGGGCGGCTCGAACCTGGGGCCCCTCAATCCGGCGCTGGTCGATGCGGTCAAGGCGCGCATCGAAGCCCTGCGCGCCGCGGACCCGGGCAACACCGCACCGGTGCCAATCGACCTCGTCACCGCCTCGGCCAGCGGGCTCGATCCCGACATCAGCCCCGCCGCTGCGCGCTATCAGGCGGCGCGCGTGGCGCGCGTGCGCGGCGTGCCGGTCGAACAGGTGGATGCGCTGGTCGCCAGCCACACGCAGGCACCGCTGTGGGGCTTGCTGGGCGAGCCGCGCGTCAATGTGCTGGCACTGAATCTTGCGCTCGATGGGAACGCGCCGATGCGCTAA
- the kdpE gene encoding two-component system response regulator KdpE: MPSPTAIVIEDEPQIRRFVRGALEAEGWLVHEAGTLRDGLAAAGTRQPDLLVLDLGLPDGDGVSLIRDVRGWSAVPIIVLSARSDEADKIAALDAGADDYLTKPFGTGELLARVRANLRRPRAAGNGDDPAEALFRFGEVELDRAARIVRRAGAEVHLTPTEYRLLSVLVANAGRVLTQRQLLREVWGPSHTDQSHYLRIYMGHLRQKLEADPAQPRHLLTETAVGYRLVV; the protein is encoded by the coding sequence ATGCCATCCCCCACCGCCATCGTGATCGAGGACGAGCCGCAGATCCGCCGCTTCGTGCGCGGCGCGCTCGAGGCCGAAGGCTGGCTGGTGCACGAGGCCGGCACGCTGCGTGATGGGCTCGCGGCGGCCGGCACGCGCCAGCCCGACCTGCTGGTGCTCGACCTGGGCCTGCCCGACGGCGACGGTGTTTCGTTGATCCGCGATGTGCGCGGCTGGTCGGCGGTGCCGATCATCGTGCTGTCGGCGCGCAGCGACGAGGCCGACAAGATCGCCGCGCTCGATGCCGGCGCCGACGACTACCTGACCAAGCCCTTCGGCACCGGCGAACTGCTGGCTCGCGTGCGCGCCAACCTGCGCCGCCCGCGCGCAGCAGGCAACGGCGACGATCCGGCAGAAGCCCTGTTCCGTTTCGGAGAGGTCGAACTGGACCGCGCCGCGCGCATCGTGCGCCGCGCCGGCGCCGAGGTGCACCTGACGCCGACCGAGTACCGCCTGCTCTCCGTGCTGGTCGCCAACGCCGGCCGCGTGCTCACGCAACGCCAATTGCTGCGCGAGGTGTGGGGACCGTCGCACACTGACCAGAGCCATTACCTGCGCATCTACATGGGGCATCTGCGGCAGAAGCTCGAAGCCGATCCGGCGCAGCCGCGGCATCTGCTGACGGAGACTGCGGTGGGGTATCGGTTGGTGGTTTAG
- the kdpB gene encoding potassium-transporting ATPase subunit KdpB has protein sequence MTNTKTSLSLFDAALVKPALWGAFAKLDARTQWRNPVMFIVYIGSILTTLLWVHSLTFPGDTGMKPAFVLAVSVWLWFTVLFANFAEALAEGRSKAQAASLRGLRKDTWARKLQEPHHGAKWLPEQAPNLRKGDVVLVETGDVIPLDGEVIEGVASVDESAITGESAPVVRESGGDFSAVTGGTRVLSDWLVVRISVNPGESFLDRMIGMVEAAKRHKTPNEIALAILLVALTLVFLMVTVTLLPFSLFSVEAAGAGTVVSLTALVALLVCLIPTTIGGLLSAVGVAGMSRMMQANVIATSGRAVEAAGDVDVLLLDKTGTITHGNRQASAFLPAPGIPKARLARAAMLASLADETPEGRSIVELARRDGLDARPVEGARFVPFTAQTRMSGVDLPAAPNSLDTDAVLLRKGAVDAIRRHVESLGGSVPAEMLRAAEETARRGSTPLAVAEGGRVLGVVELKDIVKTGIKERFAELRRMGIKTVMITGDNKLTAAAIAAEAGVDDFLAEATPEDKLALIRKYQSEGRLVAMTGDGTNDAPALAQADVAVAMGSGTQAAKEAGNMVDLDSNPTKLLEVVETGKALLMTRGSLTTFSIANDVAKYFAIIPAIFVSTYPQLGALNVMRLASPSSAILSAVIFNALVIVFLIPLALKGVRYRPVGAAALLRRNLAIYGLGGLLVPFIGIKLIDWLLVATHLV, from the coding sequence ATGACAAACACCAAGACTTCCCTTTCGCTGTTCGACGCCGCGCTGGTCAAGCCCGCGCTGTGGGGCGCCTTCGCCAAGCTCGATGCGCGCACCCAGTGGCGCAACCCGGTGATGTTCATCGTCTATATCGGCAGCATCCTCACGACGCTGCTCTGGGTCCATTCGCTGACCTTCCCGGGCGACACCGGCATGAAGCCGGCCTTCGTGCTCGCGGTGTCCGTCTGGCTGTGGTTCACCGTGCTGTTCGCAAACTTCGCCGAGGCACTGGCCGAAGGCCGCAGCAAGGCGCAGGCCGCCTCGCTGCGGGGCCTGCGCAAGGACACCTGGGCCAGGAAGCTGCAGGAGCCGCATCACGGTGCAAAGTGGCTCCCGGAGCAGGCGCCGAATCTCCGAAAGGGCGACGTCGTGCTGGTCGAGACCGGCGACGTCATCCCGCTCGACGGTGAAGTGATCGAAGGCGTGGCCTCGGTCGACGAGAGCGCCATCACCGGCGAATCGGCGCCCGTGGTGCGCGAGTCGGGCGGCGACTTCTCGGCCGTGACCGGCGGCACCCGCGTGCTGTCCGACTGGCTGGTGGTGCGCATCTCGGTGAACCCCGGCGAGTCCTTCCTCGACCGCATGATCGGCATGGTCGAAGCCGCCAAGCGCCACAAGACGCCCAACGAGATCGCGCTCGCCATCCTGCTGGTGGCGCTGACGCTGGTGTTCCTGATGGTCACGGTCACGCTGCTGCCGTTCTCGCTTTTCAGCGTCGAGGCTGCGGGCGCGGGCACCGTGGTGTCGCTCACTGCGCTGGTGGCGCTGCTGGTGTGCCTGATCCCGACCACCATCGGCGGCCTGCTCTCGGCCGTGGGCGTGGCCGGCATGAGCCGCATGATGCAGGCCAACGTGATCGCCACCTCGGGCCGCGCCGTGGAAGCGGCCGGCGACGTCGACGTGCTGCTGCTCGACAAGACCGGAACCATCACGCACGGCAACCGCCAGGCCAGCGCCTTCCTGCCCGCACCGGGCATTCCCAAGGCACGGTTGGCACGCGCCGCCATGCTCGCGTCGTTGGCCGACGAGACGCCCGAAGGCCGCAGCATCGTCGAACTTGCGCGCCGCGACGGGCTCGATGCCAGGCCGGTCGAAGGCGCGCGCTTCGTTCCCTTCACCGCGCAGACCCGCATGAGCGGTGTCGACCTGCCGGCCGCGCCGAACAGCCTCGACACCGACGCGGTGCTGCTGCGCAAGGGCGCGGTCGATGCGATCCGCCGGCATGTCGAATCGCTGGGCGGCAGCGTGCCCGCCGAGATGCTGCGCGCGGCCGAAGAAACGGCGCGCCGCGGCAGCACGCCGCTGGCCGTGGCCGAGGGTGGCCGCGTGCTTGGCGTGGTCGAGCTCAAGGACATCGTCAAGACCGGCATCAAGGAGCGCTTTGCCGAGTTGCGCCGCATGGGCATCAAGACGGTGATGATCACCGGCGACAACAAGCTCACGGCCGCGGCCATTGCGGCCGAGGCCGGCGTCGACGACTTCCTGGCCGAAGCCACGCCCGAGGACAAGCTGGCGCTGATCCGCAAGTACCAGTCCGAAGGCCGCCTGGTCGCGATGACCGGAGACGGCACCAACGACGCGCCGGCCCTCGCGCAGGCCGACGTGGCCGTGGCCATGGGCAGCGGCACGCAGGCCGCGAAGGAGGCCGGCAACATGGTCGACCTGGATTCGAACCCGACCAAGTTGCTCGAAGTGGTGGAGACCGGCAAGGCGCTGCTCATGACGCGCGGCTCGCTCACCACCTTCTCGATCGCGAACGACGTGGCGAAGTATTTCGCGATCATTCCGGCGATCTTCGTCTCGACCTACCCGCAGCTCGGCGCGCTCAACGTGATGCGGCTCGCAAGCCCGTCCTCGGCCATCCTGTCGGCCGTGATCTTCAACGCGCTGGTCATCGTCTTTCTGATTCCGCTCGCGCTCAAGGGCGTGCGCTACCGGCCGGTGGGCGCGGCCGCGCTGCTGCGCCGCAACCTGGCCATCTACGGGCTCGGCGGTCTGCTGGTTCCCTTCATCGGCATCAAGCTGATCGACTGGCTGCTCGTTGCCACGCATCTTGTTTGA
- a CDS encoding glycosyltransferase, giving the protein MTKILILSVSAGNGHVRAAQALEAAMQSTPPHTAVHMDAMAHVAGGFRKVYTDWYIQLVNRAPELWSYLHQRSDATPHHAPSQRLRRGIERLSTGTLVREIRREKPDAVVCTHFLPAELLMRERNGGRIDYPVWLQVTDYDLHNMWLVPGMQGYLAATDEVAFRLRARGIPPERIHVTGIPVMPAFSEPDAPALSHDACARALGLDPARPVLLMASGGAGVGDLASMVERVLSLSGDSGLQVIAVAGRNAETHGKLQALAARHPGRVVAIGFTNEMHKLMAAADLVVTKPGGLTVSECLALGKPMLLISPIPGQEEHNAGFLMEEGAAWLAYDTIGLDYKVARLMADPAKLADMARRSRALGKPRAATTVLRHVLGQE; this is encoded by the coding sequence ATGACAAAAATCCTGATCCTCAGTGTGAGCGCCGGCAACGGCCATGTGCGCGCAGCGCAAGCCCTCGAAGCCGCCATGCAATCGACCCCGCCGCACACGGCCGTCCACATGGACGCCATGGCCCACGTGGCCGGCGGGTTCCGCAAGGTGTACACCGACTGGTACATCCAGCTCGTGAACCGCGCCCCCGAGCTGTGGTCGTACCTGCACCAGCGCTCCGACGCCACGCCGCACCATGCGCCTTCGCAGCGCCTGCGCCGCGGCATCGAGCGGCTGAGCACCGGCACGCTGGTGCGCGAGATTCGCCGCGAAAAGCCCGACGCCGTGGTCTGCACGCACTTCCTGCCGGCCGAACTGCTGATGCGCGAGCGCAATGGCGGCCGCATCGACTACCCGGTGTGGCTCCAGGTCACCGACTACGACCTGCACAACATGTGGCTGGTGCCGGGCATGCAGGGCTACCTGGCCGCGACGGACGAAGTGGCCTTCAGGCTGCGCGCGCGCGGCATTCCCCCGGAGCGCATCCACGTGACGGGCATTCCGGTGATGCCCGCATTCTCCGAACCCGATGCGCCGGCGCTCTCCCACGATGCCTGCGCCAGGGCGCTCGGCCTCGACCCGGCGCGGCCCGTGCTGCTGATGGCATCCGGGGGCGCCGGCGTCGGCGACCTGGCGAGCATGGTCGAGCGCGTGCTCTCGCTCAGCGGCGACAGCGGCCTGCAGGTGATTGCCGTGGCCGGCCGCAACGCCGAGACCCACGGCAAGCTCCAGGCCCTGGCCGCCCGCCATCCGGGCCGCGTGGTCGCCATCGGCTTCACCAACGAGATGCACAAGCTCATGGCCGCAGCCGACCTGGTGGTCACCAAGCCCGGCGGGCTCACGGTGTCGGAATGCCTGGCGCTGGGCAAGCCGATGCTGCTGATCTCGCCGATTCCGGGGCAGGAAGAGCACAACGCCGGCTTCCTGATGGAAGAAGGCGCGGCCTGGCTCGCCTACGACACCATCGGCCTTGACTACAAGGTGGCGCGGCTGATGGCCGATCCCGCCAAGCTGGCGGACATGGCCCGGCGCAGCCGCGCGCTCGGCAAGCCGCGCGCCGCGACCACGGTGCTGCGCCACGTGCTGGGCCAGGAATGA
- a CDS encoding tyrosine-protein phosphatase, translated as MTTDPRPSHWADPLDVLQVENLHRITPTLYRSAQPRIANVAALKSLGIRTIVSLRSFNDDKKVFAGHDIRLVRVPINTWSIDDAKVLRALVAIREAEKQGPVLIHCMHGADRTGVVAAVYRMAVQGWDKESARQEMFRGGYGYHTLWRNIPRYIDRLDPQKMRHALAHAPVIPMVS; from the coding sequence ATGACGACCGATCCACGTCCCTCGCACTGGGCAGATCCGCTGGATGTGCTGCAGGTCGAGAACCTGCACCGCATCACGCCCACGCTCTATCGCAGTGCCCAGCCTCGCATCGCCAACGTGGCAGCGCTCAAGTCGCTCGGCATCCGCACCATCGTGAGCCTGCGCTCCTTCAACGACGACAAGAAAGTGTTCGCGGGCCACGACATCCGCCTGGTGCGCGTGCCGATCAACACCTGGTCGATCGATGACGCCAAGGTGCTGCGCGCGCTGGTCGCCATTCGCGAAGCCGAAAAGCAGGGCCCGGTGCTGATCCACTGCATGCACGGCGCCGACCGCACCGGCGTGGTCGCCGCGGTCTACCGCATGGCGGTGCAGGGCTGGGACAAGGAAAGCGCGCGGCAGGAGATGTTCCGCGGCGGCTACGGCTACCACACGCTGTGGCGCAACATCCCGCGCTACATCGACCGGCTCGATCCCCAGAAGATGCGCCATGCGCTGGCCCATGCGCCGGTGATCCCCATGGTGTCCTGA
- a CDS encoding DUF4118 domain-containing protein yields the protein MPDARPDPDALLAQLRSDAARAQRGKLRIYFGASAGVGKTWAMLSAAQREHAAGRDVLVGVAETHGRSETAALLAGLEALPMREVDYRGRRLAEFDLDAALSRKPAVLLVDELAHTNAPGSRHAKRWQDVQELLAAGIEVWSALNVQHLESLNGTVGAITGVRVHETVPDTVLDEADEVVLVDVTPDELTARLAAGKVYLPQQAERAAQNFFRKGNLIALREIALRRTAEHVEDDVRGWRVEQSGAAGNGEGGALQAWNTSGAILACVGPHEGAAQTVRTAARLAGQLNVRWHAAYVETPRLQRLAAQERDRILAVLKLAEELGAATAVLTGSDVAEQLAEQARRLNCATLVLGRSEPLKGWRRWWPATPMPLPRALAQRAPALDILEVGHADSSRRLSRAAINGMRADEGDHDKAPIHWPGYAWATATSVALTLVCTPLASVLELSNIVMLLLLGVIGVAMRFGRGPSALAALLNVAAFDYFFVPPRLSFAVSDVQYVLTFAVMLGVGLLVGQLMAGLRFAAGVSTSRERRARSLFELTRELSAALESTQVVALGAAAVRGHFGGHALVLVTDAADQLVIPKNPPEGFDAQVADWAFRHGQPAGLATATLAAQPWHYVPLQAPMRVRGVLALSPAQPRWLLIPEQAQQLDTLARQIAIALERVHYVEVAQQAVVEMESERLRNALLGAISHDVRTPLTALIALAESLQTLPPEAHAEAARAIVAQAHELHALVNNLLDMARLESGIAGGTVNLRRDWQSVEEVVGSAIRAARTSLGNTIVQTALDPDLPLVEFDAVLIERVLVNLIENATKYGAPPIVVGARAETGTLVLTVRDHGPGLPAALLGREQKLFDKFTRGETESATPGVGLGLAICRAVVSAHGGEIAAANAQGGGAEFTVTLPRREPPEPAEAQL from the coding sequence ATGCCCGACGCCCGCCCCGATCCCGACGCCCTGCTTGCGCAATTGCGCAGCGATGCGGCGCGCGCACAGCGCGGCAAGCTGCGCATCTATTTCGGCGCCAGCGCGGGCGTGGGAAAGACCTGGGCCATGCTCAGCGCCGCACAGCGCGAGCACGCGGCGGGCCGCGACGTGCTCGTCGGCGTGGCCGAAACGCACGGCCGCAGCGAAACCGCGGCGCTGCTTGCGGGGCTGGAGGCATTGCCGATGCGCGAGGTGGACTACCGCGGCCGCAGGCTGGCCGAGTTCGATCTCGACGCTGCCCTGTCGCGCAAGCCCGCCGTGCTGCTGGTCGACGAACTGGCCCACACCAACGCGCCCGGATCCCGCCATGCCAAGCGCTGGCAGGACGTGCAGGAGCTGCTGGCCGCGGGCATCGAGGTCTGGTCCGCGCTCAACGTGCAGCACCTGGAAAGCCTCAACGGCACGGTGGGGGCCATCACCGGCGTGCGGGTGCACGAGACCGTGCCCGACACCGTGCTCGACGAAGCCGACGAGGTGGTGCTGGTCGACGTCACGCCCGACGAGCTCACGGCGCGGCTTGCCGCCGGCAAGGTGTATCTGCCGCAGCAGGCCGAGCGTGCCGCGCAGAACTTCTTCCGCAAGGGCAACCTGATCGCGCTGCGCGAGATTGCACTGCGCCGCACCGCCGAGCACGTGGAAGACGATGTGCGTGGCTGGCGCGTCGAGCAGTCGGGCGCGGCCGGCAACGGCGAAGGCGGCGCGCTGCAGGCCTGGAACACCTCGGGCGCGATCCTCGCGTGCGTCGGTCCGCACGAGGGTGCCGCACAGACGGTGCGCACCGCGGCGAGGCTGGCGGGTCAGCTCAACGTGCGCTGGCACGCAGCCTATGTCGAGACGCCGCGGCTGCAACGGCTCGCCGCGCAGGAGCGCGACCGCATCCTCGCGGTTCTCAAGCTCGCGGAGGAACTGGGCGCGGCAACCGCGGTGCTCACGGGTTCCGACGTGGCGGAGCAGTTGGCCGAGCAGGCACGGCGGCTCAACTGCGCGACGCTGGTGCTGGGACGCTCGGAGCCCCTCAAGGGCTGGCGCCGCTGGTGGCCCGCCACGCCGATGCCGCTGCCGCGGGCGCTGGCGCAACGCGCGCCCGCGCTCGACATCCTGGAAGTGGGCCATGCCGACAGTTCGCGGCGCCTCTCGCGCGCAGCCATCAACGGCATGCGCGCCGACGAGGGCGATCACGACAAGGCGCCTATTCATTGGCCGGGCTACGCCTGGGCCACAGCCACCAGCGTGGCGCTCACGCTGGTGTGCACGCCGCTGGCCAGCGTGCTGGAGCTGTCCAACATCGTGATGCTGTTGCTGCTTGGCGTGATCGGGGTGGCCATGCGCTTCGGCCGTGGGCCTTCGGCGCTCGCGGCCTTGCTCAACGTGGCGGCGTTCGACTATTTCTTCGTGCCGCCGCGCCTGTCGTTCGCGGTGAGCGACGTGCAGTACGTGCTGACCTTCGCGGTCATGCTTGGCGTGGGTTTGCTGGTGGGCCAGCTCATGGCGGGGCTGCGCTTTGCGGCCGGCGTGTCGACCAGCCGCGAGCGGCGGGCGCGCTCGCTGTTCGAGCTCACGCGCGAACTCTCGGCGGCGCTGGAGAGCACGCAGGTGGTCGCGCTGGGCGCTGCCGCGGTGCGGGGCCATTTTGGCGGCCATGCGCTGGTGCTGGTCACCGACGCGGCCGACCAGCTCGTGATCCCCAAGAATCCGCCGGAGGGCTTCGATGCGCAGGTGGCCGACTGGGCCTTCCGCCATGGCCAGCCCGCCGGCCTGGCCACCGCCACGCTCGCCGCCCAGCCCTGGCACTACGTGCCGCTGCAGGCGCCCATGCGCGTGCGCGGCGTGCTTGCGCTGTCGCCGGCGCAGCCGCGCTGGCTGCTGATTCCCGAGCAGGCGCAGCAGCTCGACACGCTGGCCCGGCAGATCGCGATCGCGCTGGAGCGCGTGCACTATGTCGAGGTGGCGCAGCAGGCCGTGGTCGAGATGGAATCGGAGCGCCTGCGCAACGCCCTGCTCGGCGCCATCTCGCACGACGTGCGCACGCCGCTCACGGCATTGATCGCACTCGCCGAATCGCTGCAGACCCTGCCGCCCGAAGCGCACGCCGAGGCGGCTCGCGCCATCGTCGCGCAGGCGCACGAGCTGCATGCGCTGGTCAACAACCTGCTCGACATGGCGCGGCTCGAAAGCGGCATTGCGGGCGGCACGGTGAATCTGCGGCGCGACTGGCAATCGGTCGAGGAAGTGGTGGGCTCGGCGATTCGCGCGGCGCGCACATCGTTGGGCAACACCATTGTGCAAACCGCGCTCGATCCGGATCTTCCGCTGGTCGAGTTCGACGCCGTGCTGATCGAGCGCGTGCTGGTCAACCTGATCGAAAACGCCACCAAGTACGGTGCGCCGCCCATCGTCGTCGGCGCGCGGGCGGAGACCGGCACGCTGGTGCTCACGGTGCGCGACCATGGGCCGGGCCTGCCCGCCGCGCTGCTGGGCCGCGAGCAGAAGCTGTTCGACAAGTTCACCCGTGGCGAAACCGAATCGGCCACGCCGGGCGTGGGGCTGGGCCTCGCCATCTGCCGCGCCGTGGTGAGCGCACATGGCGGCGAGATTGCGGCTGCCAATGCGCAGGGCGGCGGTGCAGAATTCACGGTGACATTGCCGCGCCGCGAGCCACCGGAACCGGCCGAAGCACAACTCTGA